TAAGTTGATTTCACCCCTTCTCCTGAGTTACCTCCAACCATATACGTTGGCCCCATTAGATCCCATGTAGTTTGTGCTGTCTTCCTGACAATATTAGGAAAGAAACCATCCGCAGCTGATCGGGCAACAGTAGTAACTCTATAATTAGGATAAAATGATGGGAAGGCGGATGTACTTTGTCCCCAAACTGTTACTCCAGAAAAGTTGGATAGCTTGGATAAGCTATGGGCAAATCCCTCTGGATTATGTCCTGTATTACAACCATAAAATACACAAATAGCGCCTTGTTCTTTCCAGTTAAAATCTATAGCATCCCAACCTCCTGTAATAGCCATTTGAACAGGCCAACCTGTAACAGGCGGAATATTAGCGGTATGATATGAGATAGGACCATCTCCTGCTGCATGAGAGAAAACACCTATTTCTCTGGTTTTAATTTTATCTTTTCCACCATACTTACTTGTCCAGTTATTAATAATAGGACCTATTTCATGAATAGCTTGTATGGGAGGATTATGAACTTTATGTATTTTTTCATTGTACCAAGATGATTTTTTTATATTTTCCATTCGTGTTTGAGCTGCTTCTGAGAATAAAGTTCTACCATCATATCCCCCATTTTTATCCTCCTCATCTATCCAGAATAAAAGAATAAGCTCTTTAGGCCGACTAATTTTTTGCTTTACTATATTCTTTTCTGTTGAGCTGGTTTTACCCATTGTCTCTTCATTAGAACTAGACATTGTAAAATCTCCCTAGCAAATTTTCCTATCCACTATCATTACATTATTATCCTAAGTTATTAAACATAACTATTTGATAAAAATCCGTAGGATAGTCATTATTTGTTTGCTGTTCTGGCTTAACTTTAAAAATAACACTCACCTTATTATTAAGCTGCCATTGATAAGCATAACTATCATTCAGTGCATTTTCTGTATAACTAAAGTTTAATTGCAACATCTGTAAAAAAATATCCTCAGAGAAATTTGTCAACAATTCTTTATCTAAAAAAATCTGTGCTGTATTCCAGTTCTGTTTTGTATCTTTTTCAAAAACCAGTGAAAATAAGTCTTTATAATTGAACTCATGAACAACTCCTATTTTTCCTGTTTTAGGGGCATTAGCCATATACTTACCTAAAAATTTAATTTGACTCTGTAAAGTACTTTCGCCTGCTAATATTAGGATAGTGGCTTTAATCATATTAATTAAATAGCTCTTGTCTTGCTCAGATAGCTCTTTTATTTCAAGTTCATTTGTAGTCATAGCTCTATACCATTTCTATTTATACAGTACATTTATTTCTTTAACCATTCTCTTAATGCTATTGAAACATGATCATAAGGTGAAAGTTTAATAGGAGTTTCTTCTATAACTGTGTATTGATCTTCCTTAGCATTACACTGTGGAGCTATTATCTTTAGTTTTTCCTTGTCATAAATTCCATGCCATGCATAATCATGTGCATACTCACTGATATAGGAAAAATCAGGAAATGATTGTGAATCATCTCTGCCATGCTTTATAACTGGACTCCCCATTGGTTCATAACTTTGAAAGCTAAGGCTCCAACCATATCCAGGAATCCATCTCTCTCCCACTTTAGCAACTGCATTCCCAAAACTGGAACCTATTTCTAGTATATTATGCCAAGACTTTCTAACCTTAATTTTTGTAGGAAAACTATTAATTACATCAGCAACAATTTTTACTCCATCACCGACACCTACAGGGTCTATAGTAATTAAAAAGTCTACTGTATACTTTTTTTTATTAACCAAATAATTACAAAAATGTGCACCATTCCAACCACCCAAACTATGTCCTATAATCACTATTTTTAAGTGCTTTTTATCCTTACAGGCAAGATATTTCTCAACTAAAGAATTTTGTTGTTTTTCCTTATAAACTTCATAGTATCCAAGATATATACCTTCATATCGGCTCTTATCTAACTTATTTGCCTCTAAAGAAGCCTCAAATTTTTCTTTAACATATCTAATATTATGATATGGGCCAATTTCTTTCCACTCTACTTTTCTAAGTATTGGAATATATGCAGGTCCATACCATGCTCTTTTATCTGCTGCTCCGCCAATATAAAAAACTACAACTTGTGTCTTATTAGAAATTTCTACCTCTTGAGTTGTCTTAGGTTTTCTCTCAGTTTTACCAGAACTGATTTCCTTATTATCCTTACTGTTCTTATTCTCGTTTCCCCCAGCCATTACATACTCTCCTTTTTAGCCTGTACTTCACCTAATACTAGATGGACTTTAATTTCTTGCTCAATATCGCTATAAAAGGTTTCTGTATAACCTTGTTGATCTGTAGTACCTTCTTTGGTTGAACCATCTGGGAATGTAGCAATATAGTCAGTATTTGCATAGGGTACATCATCATCATCTGTAAAATGGAACCGTACATTTTGCGAGTCACCTATATTTTCTGTGTCTACTAAATCATTATCATTTAAAACTGGCACATAGGTTTCCATCAATAAATGTACATCTATATCCTGCGGTTCAACACTAAAGAAACTCTTAGTATACCCTTCTGCATCTGTTACTCCTTTTACTGTATTACCATCAGGTAAATAAGCTATATAACTAGTATTGGCATAAGGAATTTGATTATCATTGGTAAAATGAAACCGTAAATTATAGCTATCATGCATAACTGGCTTAGAAGTAACCCCTGCCACAGCCATAAACTTACTTAATGGCATTAAAGGCTCAGCAGGAGTACCTTCCATTGGAGCACCACCTGTAAAGACAGGCATGGTCATCCATATTCCAGCAGGGTTCAATACAATATGTTGCCCCCCTGCTTTTAAGGTTAAACTTAATCCTCCATCTATTACTGTTTGTAAGCCACTCTTTAAGTGAATCTCCATGCCTGCTTCTGTGGTTTTTATTGTTCCAATGGTTTCATGCTCACTCATTCCCACAGTTTTATAATCATTCATCATGATCTGTGTTTTACGATCTAATTGAGTTAAATGATGCTCTTCACTTTCATTTTTGGTATAGCGATTCTTGACTATAGTTTCACTATGTTCGTTTTGTACCTGTAGGTGGCTGTTGTTGTTAACTTGTACTGTGTGGTTGTTTTTGGTGAGCTGGTCAAAATCTTTTTGGCTTTGCACAAAGATTTGTTCTTGGCCTGCTTTGTCTTCTATTCGCAGTTCATTAGAACCTACACCACCTTTTGAGCTAGACGTTTTAAATACACTTCTAGTTTTATTAGCAGGCAAATCATAAGGAACTTTGTTGACTCCGTTGTGAATTGCTCCTGTTACTACTGGATTATCTGGATCTCCTTCGAGGAAATCTATTTTTACTTCCATACCTACTCTAGGTATAACTACAGTACCATAACCATCATGAGCCCAGTTGCTAACTACTCTGATCCAATGGGAACTATTTTCGTCCATAGTACCTTCACGATCCCAATGGAATTGAACTTTGATTCGTCCATATTCATCACAGTAAATTTCTTCGCCTGCTGCGCCTGTTACAATAGCTGTTTGGGTTCCTAATACTCTTGACTTAAGGTGTCTTCTAGCAGGTCTATAAGATACTTCTTGTGGTATAGCATTAAAGACGTTGAAGTAGCCTTGTTGTTGATTTTGAACAGGAAATTCTAGTTCTGTGTCTATATCTAAGTATTTATGTAGTTGGCTAGGCAGTGTAGTACTAGCAGCACTACCTGCTCCTGCAAAGGCTTCTAGCACTTGAGGCTGGTAGCCTTTATGTTTAATTTGGGTAATCAACCAAGGTTTTTCAGCATCCATTGTATCTAAACTTGGATGGTCTTCTATCGTAATGTAGTAACCACTATGGAATGTCGGTATATCTGAATACCCCTCACCTATTAAATGATCAGTTCGAAGACGTTCTATTTCTATTTTAGCTAGTTGGTCATTTCTAGCTTTATTCATACCTGTAGATGGGTAATCATAACTTTCAAGGTTAGGCTCAATAGCTTGATTACCTTTTTGACTTTGCTTACCTTCACTAGTCCCTTCTGGTATTTTCATATTAGTGAAGTTATAGTCTCGCCATGCTACTGCTTGAGTTCTAGAAGCTAAAGATACATCAAAATATTTAAGGGCTTGGCTATCTGCTACCATACCTGTGTCATTCATAAACTTAACTGCTTCTGCTACACTAGGAAAGAAAGGCATAGCATCAGTAAAGATCATTTTATGATTACTTGAAGTATGTTGAAAATGATAAGCTATCCCCTCCTCTTGACAAAGGCGCGACACAAAATGGTAATCAGACTCATCATATTGAACACAGAACTCTCTGATTGGATAGGTTTCTTTTAATTTAAACTCAAAACCTGATTCGGCTCCCTCTTGCATACCATGTTCATTGAGAATAGTAGTGATAATTTCTGGTACTGTTTTGGCTAGGAATTTTCTTTGGTTCACGCGCTTCATTAGATGGGTAAAACGAGGAGTAATGACAATAGAAAAAATGCCATAGTGTTGGCTAATAGGGCCCCGCTTAACCGCTTGAACTAGACCATGCACACCATTACCAGATTTGCCTTCTGGGGTAAATCCTATAAAGACTGATTTGCTGAGCAGTTGGGTGATATCAAAGCGTATATGTTTGTTGATTAAGGTTATTTCAAAGGCATAAGGCGTAGAAATTCCTTCTACTCCTGTGAAGGTTAATATTTGTAGCTTATCCAAAGCTGATTGGACTGTATCTTCGTCGCCATTATCACCTAATGATGCTTTTAACTTATTGGCTGCTGCTAATGCTGAAAATGGATCTAATGATTTACTACCACCTGAAAAACTAGAAAACTTATTACCTATAGCTGCTAAAGCTTCTCCAAAACCTGCTGTATTGCTTGAAGATACAGTACTTTGTGCTAAAGGAGATGAAGTAGATGATGGTGTGTTATTTGTTGTTGAGTTGGGTGAGCTTGCTTCATCCCAAAACAGCTGAAAATGTGTATCAGATGCACTAAAAAACATACTGCAAACTCCTTTAAACAGTAACTTCGATTAAGCCTATTTTTGGTATTAATCTATTGTATATAAATACCCTTAAAATAAACTTAATTATACTTTAAATAATATTTATTAGACATTAGTATAACAAGCATTACTTCATTACTAAACAAGTAAACCATCTTTTTATATTGATAAATACTTATCAATATATAGATTAATACTCATAATAATTAGCTAACCCTTCAACTCTTAAAATATTTTTAATTAGCCAAATAGCTCTTTTTAATTCCTTAATTTACTAAGATTCTTAAATACTAGACTCTCACAACTTAACATAATAAAAACAAATAATAACTTGCTGGTCTAAATAGGTGGTTTTAAAATGAAAATACTTCATTAGAAGACATCTATGAATGTGCAACAGGCCGATTAGTCACTGTATTAGGTTTGCTTGAGAGCATTACACCAATATAACAATTCCCAACCCTACGCCGTACAAAATACTGCCATTGCTAGCACTTTATTGTTAAGAGATGTCAATAGTTTAATTAATGTGATGCAATCATTAACCAATGATAAATAATCTATGTATTCAATAAACTAAATAACTAATTTTTTGTATTAGTTAAAGAAAAACCTCTAGTTTATAACGGGAACTAATACCATAATAAACTAGAGGCTAATGGCAAAAAAAAGATATCTGCGCGATAAACCCATATTTAGTATTAGGAATAGTCTTTCACTAGGGATAAACAAGGTACTAAATATGGGCTGTATAAACTATAAGCAAATACCCTTCATTAATAAATTACCTAAAGGCATAACGTAGTATTAACCTTAAGTATTAGTTATTAATAGCTCTCTTTGCTAACAATAACCTCTTTCTCTGCTACACCAAGCTCCCTAAAAACAATAATAGGCATATTGATTCATTATTAATTAATGAAATAAAACCAATAAATTAGTATAAAGGTATACTGACATGCTCATTTTTTAGGAGAAATTATCAGCAATGCATATATATTCTAGTTGGATATTTTGTTTAATTGTTAATATCATTGTTGCTATCCATTTTATACTAGATCCTTTCGCCGCTAATGATTATACAGATGAGTCCATGGGCACTATTATTCATACTGAACAGTCAAAACAGTATGATGGTTCTACGGAATATATTATCTATCATTCCACAATAGTATTTACAGATAAAGAAGATGTAGAACAAACAGTTCATAATGAAAATAAAGTAATATCAGCTTTAATCGCACCACCTTATATAGATATTGAGAAAAGGAAAGAGGCTGTTAATTTAGAGCAAACTAAAGACTATGTTGGTAAAACTGTGCTTATTGCTTATAACCGAAATAACCCCCAAAAATTTAAAGTAAGCGGCCTATCGGGTGGTGATAAACTTGTGTATGTTAATTTTACATTAGTAATCTTAGAGATTATAAGTATATTATTTGTTATATATGATACAAGGAAGAAAAAAATATCTACTAAGCAAGCTCAACCTATTTAATAAAATAAATTAATTAGGCTTGTATATAAGGTTATAAAAATAGATTCCTTTTTTTATTTGTTTTATAATTTCCAGTTGGGTGTTACAACATAGTGTTGTATTACAGGTTTTAAAACGATGGTCGGGCCGCCTCGCAGAGGATTCGTGCCTATGAAAAAACCTATCTTACCCAAAGCTCATGCCGCTACTATGCGCTCACTTTCTGCCATAGAAAAAGTTTTACATATTGAAGCCGTAGGCGGCATTGTTTTATTTGTAGTTGCGATTATTGCTCTAATCTGGGCTAACTCTTCACTTGCAAACAGTTATCATGCGCTTTGGCATACACCTGTTGGTATCAGTTTTGGTTCTTTTACCTTTTCACAGTCTCTGCATTTTTGGATAAATGATGCATTAATGACTGTTTTTTTCCTTGTTGTGGGTATGGAAATTAGAAAGGAAATACATGATGGTGCGCTCTCAAATTTTCGCCTTGCCACATTACCCATTGCTGCCGCTATTGGTGGTGTTGTAACTCCTGCAATTATTTATTTAGCACTAAATCATGCGCCTATCCAACAACAAGGTTGGGCTGTACCTACGGCTACAGATATTGCGTTTGCTGTTGGTGCATTGGCGTTATTAGGTAAATCTATTCCTACTAATATCAGGGTTTTCTTACTAGCCCTCGCTATTATTGATGATATTGTAGCAGTGCTAATTATCGCCTTTTTCTATTCAGGTGGTTTAGATATTAATGGTCTATTTGTTGGTGTCTTTGGTATTTTCTTGGTGCTATTATTTCAATGGTTAGGCCTACGCTCTGCTTATGCTTATATTATTCCTGGCGCTATTTTATGGATTGGTTTGTTAATGACAGGGGCCCACCCAACCTTAGCCGGTGTAGTATTAGGCTTAATGACACCAGTTGTAGCCACTATTTCTAAAGAAAAATATGTGGAAACAGTAACCAATGCCATCAACACAATCAAAACCACTGATCAAAATGGTAAGTTAACCGTTTCCTATAACGAACTTCATAAAGTACAAAGGGAACTATTACCCCCTGTTACTCGTGTAAATATGGCGCTACATCCTTGGGTAACTTATGGTGTAATGCCTTTATTTGCCTTAGCTAATGCAGGTATTACGATAGATAGCCTCGACTTATCAGCAACCTCAGCGCAACACATCATGTATGGTGTTATTGGTGCCCTTGTTCTTGGTAAACCAATAGGTATATTACTATCCTGTTTTATTGTCGTTAAATTAGGTATCTGTCATTTACCTAAAGGAGTTACTTGGAATGGTATATTATTAGCTGGTTTGCTTGCTGGTATAGGCTTTACTATGTCTATCTTTATAGCCACCTTAGCCTTTACTGATGAAACGCTATTAGGTGCCGCCAAAGCTGGTGTATTACTTGCCTCTTTAGTTTCTATTATTATTGGCTTGTCTTGGGGCTATTTTTTAAAAAAACGCCTTGAACGTAATCCATTGGCTAATTAATTATAATTTAGTTATCCACTAGATTACCCCTAGCGGATAACTATAAAAACCATTAAAAAAACTTATTTTTTAAGCACACTTTTCTTCTTTCAGCTAAAAAGCTCTTGATCGTACTAAAAACATAATGAATATAACCGTACAAATAAGCATTCCATAAATCAAAATTTCATTATCTAACAATGAACACTTACTAACTGGCATTTTGATTTTTTTGCGTGTTGTTGGTTTATCTACTTTTTGCTCTGATTGCTTTTGAGAATGCAAAAAAACACTATAATCCACATAATTGATTTAACGGTGTCGTATCCTTTGCTTGACGAACATAGCCACATTTTGGACAAGCCGTAATCACTGTTTTAATATCCTCCCTATCAAAAAATAGCCATCAATAAAATAATGACGGATACTGCAATAAATAAATAAGCCATTCCTGTCATAACATCATCGACTGATAAAGAATGATTAACCTTACTATTAATAACTTGATAGCTCATTGGTTGTTTTTGTTCTTTCTCTGATTCCTTTTGAAAATGTGCATAAACCCTATAATCTATATGGCACTTTGGACACTGATTGATAGCTGCAGTATCTTGCAGTTGACGTACATAGCTACATTTTGGGCACGTTATAATCATGACATACTCCTTTTTCTGCTTATTATGCAGTTATCCATTTTTTCAATTACCTTTATATAACTTCTGCTGAAAAGCGAAGAAATAAGGTAAATAGGTAAATAGGTAAATAACAACTAATATCATGTAGATTAAAAACTCATTATCGGGTAATGAAAAATCATTAAATTTTGATTTAAGTTTTTTAAAAAAACAAAATTGCTTTTGTTCCAATTGTTTTTGTAAATACCTATAGGATGCATAATCCTCTTGGCATTACTAATATTGTATGTTCTGATTGACGCGTATAACCACAGTTAGGACACGTTGTATTCATACTATCTTTCCCTCCATAGCTATTGGGTAAACAATTTGCTATCTAACAATACTTACTTCTCCCTTTGAGCTGATACGAACAATCCTTTGCATCGGTTTTGATTCAGTACTTCCTTCTTGTAAATTTGGTAAAAAATACTTTGCCGTAAAATTAGCATCATATAGAACAGGATGCGGATCGCTTATATGAACGCTATAGGTAATCGTTATCTGTGGCTCACCATCTATAGCACTGACACTAATAACTTGATGTTTTGTTATATTGCCAAAACAAAAACTCCCTAAACTACCTGATAATTTCGCGGAGGCTGGCATATAAGCATTACGCCCCAACTCTGTTAATACATACTGCTCTACACTAGGTGATACACCTATTTTCTCTACTTTAATCAAACCCACTTTTAATAAGCTTGTACATTCCTCTCCACACTGCTGAACGGTTACTGGAAAACTTGTTGTTACTCGACAAAGCGTATCCTTAGTTTGAATTAGCTGTTGTTCTGTGACATTCGAAATATTATTTACGACTGTATCTGCTTCAGCAGCCACATAACTACTCAAACTAGAAATAGCAAAAACAGGTATGGCAAAAGCTAAATAGCGCATTGTTCTGTTCCTCTTGAACTTTATTATTTACACAACTGTTTTCCTTATCTTGTCTTGTACTCCAACAAAACAGGTTATAGTTAGATTAATGCTTGATTTATTACATGTCAAATAAATTTAAATTACATGTAATTTAATTAAGCTTTTATTCATACTTTCAAACAAACTTTTGACAAAAATATCAAACATAAAAATAAATTATTTATAAACAATAAGTTATACAAATAAAAAATAATTATGATGATTTATTTTTAATAAAAAAGAGGAATTAATATTATTTTTTTAGTAAAAATGACGCTTAAAAAATATGAGATGGTTATTATTGAAGTGATAAATTAATTAGACAAGTATCCAGATTTAAGCTAATCAGATGTAGCAAAAGCAGCTAGATATAGCTGCTTATTGAATATAAGTAAGATTGATAGTAGAAATAGAACCTGCTAACTATTGTATAGCTAGCATTGTATTATTTAGGGCAATCATTGCCACATCTTAGCTTCTGTAAGAAAGCATTACCGCCTAAATTATCCATTTGTTTACGAATAAAAACACCACGAGAATTTATATATACTGTTGGTTTGGCAGGGTTCCAATTTCTAGGGTTAGGCAACACGGCAGCTAATAAACTAGCTTGTTCTTTAGTTAGTTTTCTAGCAGTAGTGTTGAAATAGTATTGTGCAGCAGCTTCTGCACCAAAAATACCATCACCCCATTCTGCACTATTTAAATAAACTTCAAGAATTCGCTCTTTTGACCAAAGCAGTTCAATCCACGCTGTAAACCAAACTTCTACACCTTTACGAAACCAACTACGGCCAGACCATAAAAAAATATTTTTAGAGACTTGTTGGCTAATAGTGCTTGCGCCCCTAAGATTACCACCATCCGCATTGTGTTTTAAAGCTTGTTGAATCGCCTCCATATCAAAACCATGGTGATAAGGAAAATTTTGATCTTCTGAGGCAATAACAGCCAACTTTAAACTATCAGAAATCTCATACCAGCCTTTCCACTCCCTTTGAAACTTAAGGCCGTCTCCCGCTTGCCAGCTTTCAATTTTACGCTCAACCATTAATGAAGTGCCAATAGGATTAATCCAACGCATACTTAACACAAGCAACACCGAAATAACTAATATTCCTATTATTGAAAAAATAGTAAACCAGAATAGTCTCTTAAAAAACTTACGAATCCATTGTAGAATTTTTATTAATTTCGCCATATCTTTCAAATAAGCAATTGAATAGGTAAAAGTATAACATTTTACTGAATGGAAAACTCAATAGTTGCTGTTTGACCTAGTTCATCTAATAAAGTTAACTGTTGTTTACCTGCCTTTATAAATTCTCTATCAAAAGATTCATCAGGTACAGTTTCCTCAATCAGTTCTCCATTTAAGAACCACCAACGTTGCCCTGCCCCACCTAATGAAGAAAGTTTTAATGTTAACGGCTCTGTATTAATGGCAGGTAAACGCAATCTATCCCCCTCTCTCACCCCAACAATAAATAGAGGAGCTGATTTAGTGGGTAGTAAAGGCGGACAATTTTTATCAGCTTTAGGTAAACGACGGTTACGACGTTCAGCATAAATTAACCAAGGTTCTAATGGAGCAGGCCATAAATCAATGCGTTTTTCAATAGCTCCATCACAATCAGCAGCTACCTGTAAACCTTTGCTATTAACCCAAATAGTTTGACTAATGCCTGTGCCAAGAGGTTGATCTACTGCTTGCAAGGTAGGGGGTGTTAGACCATCTAATGTCCAAGCAAAACGCTCTTTACGACAATTAGCATCTTTAACAGGCAATGGCTGTCCCGAAGGCCAACAAATGGCAGCTACCCCAACACTAGCTGGCTGATTACTTTCAGTAACTGATAATGCTTTGCTTGCAGTTTGGTTAATAATAAGATCATGTACTTGTAATAATAAAGGCGTTGCAGAAGCCACTCCAAACTGACCTGGCACTGGCGTTCCATCAGGTCTACCAATCCATACACCTACCAAATAACGTGGTCCTAAGCCAACTGCCCAAGCATCTCTAAAGCCATAACTAGTCCCTGTTTTCCATGCTAATACACTACGTTGTACTAGCCTTGCTCGCTCGTCTCGATCAGGTTCTGTTTGACCTGATAAAATACGCCTTACCACCCATGCAGAACCTGCAGATAACAATGGCCTTTC
This portion of the Entomomonas sp. E2T0 genome encodes:
- the tssI gene encoding type VI secretion system tip protein TssI/VgrG, coding for MFFSASDTHFQLFWDEASSPNSTTNNTPSSTSSPLAQSTVSSSNTAGFGEALAAIGNKFSSFSGGSKSLDPFSALAAANKLKASLGDNGDEDTVQSALDKLQILTFTGVEGISTPYAFEITLINKHIRFDITQLLSKSVFIGFTPEGKSGNGVHGLVQAVKRGPISQHYGIFSIVITPRFTHLMKRVNQRKFLAKTVPEIITTILNEHGMQEGAESGFEFKLKETYPIREFCVQYDESDYHFVSRLCQEEGIAYHFQHTSSNHKMIFTDAMPFFPSVAEAVKFMNDTGMVADSQALKYFDVSLASRTQAVAWRDYNFTNMKIPEGTSEGKQSQKGNQAIEPNLESYDYPSTGMNKARNDQLAKIEIERLRTDHLIGEGYSDIPTFHSGYYITIEDHPSLDTMDAEKPWLITQIKHKGYQPQVLEAFAGAGSAASTTLPSQLHKYLDIDTELEFPVQNQQQGYFNVFNAIPQEVSYRPARRHLKSRVLGTQTAIVTGAAGEEIYCDEYGRIKVQFHWDREGTMDENSSHWIRVVSNWAHDGYGTVVIPRVGMEVKIDFLEGDPDNPVVTGAIHNGVNKVPYDLPANKTRSVFKTSSSKGGVGSNELRIEDKAGQEQIFVQSQKDFDQLTKNNHTVQVNNNSHLQVQNEHSETIVKNRYTKNESEEHHLTQLDRKTQIMMNDYKTVGMSEHETIGTIKTTEAGMEIHLKSGLQTVIDGGLSLTLKAGGQHIVLNPAGIWMTMPVFTGGAPMEGTPAEPLMPLSKFMAVAGVTSKPVMHDSYNLRFHFTNDNQIPYANTSYIAYLPDGNTVKGVTDAEGYTKSFFSVEPQDIDVHLLMETYVPVLNDNDLVDTENIGDSQNVRFHFTDDDDVPYANTDYIATFPDGSTKEGTTDQQGYTETFYSDIEQEIKVHLVLGEVQAKKESM
- the mtgA gene encoding monofunctional biosynthetic peptidoglycan transglycosylase, which gives rise to MAKLIKILQWIRKFFKRLFWFTIFSIIGILVISVLLVLSMRWINPIGTSLMVERKIESWQAGDGLKFQREWKGWYEISDSLKLAVIASEDQNFPYHHGFDMEAIQQALKHNADGGNLRGASTISQQVSKNIFLWSGRSWFRKGVEVWFTAWIELLWSKERILEVYLNSAEWGDGIFGAEAAAQYYFNTTARKLTKEQASLLAAVLPNPRNWNPAKPTVYINSRGVFIRKQMDNLGGNAFLQKLRCGNDCPK
- the nhaA gene encoding Na+/H+ antiporter NhaA, giving the protein MKKPILPKAHAATMRSLSAIEKVLHIEAVGGIVLFVVAIIALIWANSSLANSYHALWHTPVGISFGSFTFSQSLHFWINDALMTVFFLVVGMEIRKEIHDGALSNFRLATLPIAAAIGGVVTPAIIYLALNHAPIQQQGWAVPTATDIAFAVGALALLGKSIPTNIRVFLLALAIIDDIVAVLIIAFFYSGGLDINGLFVGVFGIFLVLLFQWLGLRSAYAYIIPGAILWIGLLMTGAHPTLAGVVLGLMTPVVATISKEKYVETVTNAINTIKTTDQNGKLTVSYNELHKVQRELLPPVTRVNMALHPWVTYGVMPLFALANAGITIDSLDLSATSAQHIMYGVIGALVLGKPIGILLSCFIVVKLGICHLPKGVTWNGILLAGLLAGIGFTMSIFIATLAFTDETLLGAAKAGVLLASLVSIIIGLSWGYFLKKRLERNPLAN